A stretch of the Synechococcus sp. WH 8016 genome encodes the following:
- the xseA gene encoding exodeoxyribonuclease VII large subunit, with translation MSAESIPTYSVRELNNAIGVLLERGFAPRFVIQATASRPQVKKGHLWLTLSDGEASITAVAWASKLKQLEFVPADGDGVTVIGKLNFWSARASLAVQVLDIRPSLTTVLRRFETVKAQLLEEGIIDPSRRRTLPPYPKRIAVLTSVPSSALADMLRTAEERWPLSELVVVPIPVQGDVAQIICGVLSRLAQQHQQLGLDAIVIARGGGSREDLMVFDDADVCRSLATFPLPVVTGIGHEDDLTVADLVADHRTATPTAAMVTLMPSKESARQTIIQRRNRLSESKRWRLEQASARLKDRQLLVQALRPAVGVQRRRDQWQQRQQLLCALSPQRWLNRGFAMLNTTKGHPLQSVYDISPNQQVQIRLKDGVIQAVAKTIQADATSDAKASL, from the coding sequence TTGAGCGCTGAATCGATTCCCACCTATTCCGTTCGCGAACTCAACAACGCGATCGGGGTTTTATTGGAACGGGGGTTTGCCCCTCGGTTTGTGATCCAAGCAACAGCGTCTAGGCCTCAAGTCAAAAAAGGCCATCTCTGGCTCACATTGAGCGATGGTGAGGCGAGCATCACGGCTGTGGCCTGGGCCTCAAAATTAAAGCAATTGGAGTTTGTCCCCGCCGACGGTGACGGAGTCACCGTGATTGGCAAGCTGAATTTTTGGTCTGCACGAGCAAGCCTGGCTGTGCAGGTTCTCGATATCAGGCCCAGCCTGACCACTGTGCTGAGGCGGTTTGAGACGGTCAAGGCACAATTGCTCGAAGAGGGCATCATTGATCCAAGCCGGCGACGCACGTTGCCGCCGTACCCCAAGCGGATCGCCGTGCTCACGAGCGTTCCGAGCTCAGCCCTCGCAGACATGTTGCGTACAGCAGAAGAGCGCTGGCCTTTAAGTGAGCTTGTTGTTGTGCCGATTCCCGTCCAGGGGGATGTGGCGCAGATCATTTGCGGAGTTCTCAGTCGCCTCGCGCAACAGCATCAGCAGCTCGGATTGGACGCGATCGTGATCGCCCGAGGAGGGGGGAGTCGAGAAGATTTGATGGTCTTCGATGATGCGGACGTTTGCCGCAGTTTGGCCACCTTCCCACTTCCCGTCGTCACAGGAATCGGACATGAAGATGACCTCACCGTTGCAGATCTCGTAGCAGACCATCGGACAGCAACACCGACAGCCGCCATGGTCACCCTGATGCCGAGCAAGGAGTCTGCGCGGCAAACAATCATTCAAAGACGCAACCGCCTGAGCGAATCCAAACGCTGGCGGTTAGAGCAAGCCAGCGCACGACTGAAAGACCGACAACTGCTGGTCCAGGCACTGAGGCCTGCTGTCGGCGTCCAACGTCGCCGAGATCAGTGGCAACAGCGCCAGCAATTGTTATGCGCTCTCTCCCCCCAACGATGGCTCAATAGGGGCTTTGCAATGCTCAACACAACGAAGGGGCACCCCCTGCAAAGCGTTTATGACATCAGCCCCAATCAACAGGTACAAATCCGCCTCAAGGATGGTGTGATTCAGGCCGTCGCCAAAACCATCCAAGCGGATGCAACGTCTGATGCAAAAGCATCTCTTTAA
- the xseB gene encoding exodeoxyribonuclease VII small subunit, with product MPRKKSEPSTKSEQDTWREDASKLSYEEALQALDVLLGQLQDDSIPLAELQRNHARASIYLDRCDLLLSQVEQSVRQLDPNTMEGRTLDPSNHE from the coding sequence ATGCCACGCAAAAAATCTGAGCCCTCAACCAAATCGGAACAAGACACTTGGAGAGAGGATGCTTCGAAGCTCAGCTATGAAGAAGCTCTGCAGGCTCTTGATGTGCTGCTTGGGCAATTACAAGACGATTCCATTCCCCTAGCCGAGCTACAGAGAAATCATGCTCGGGCCTCGATTTACCTGGATCGCTGTGACTTGCTTCTCAGCCAAGTGGAGCAATCAGTAAGGCAACTCGATCCAAATACTATGGAAGGACGAACTCTCGACCCGAGCAACCATGAATAA
- a CDS encoding anhydro-N-acetylmuramic acid kinase, producing the protein MRVLGLMSGTSADGVDAVLVELSGAADHPQWTLLRSASLDYPTSLRQRILAVGQGEATTASSLLDLSEAITKIQAAAARQCDPEGQAELVGCHGQTLWHRPPESSETGGRLHGTSWQMLQGPLLAQLLNRPVIFDFRAADLALGGQGAPLVPKADAALLGRTNGWRALLNLGGIANLTLIPPGTGPDRLQPVRGWDCGPANSLIDLAMEQFSQGKQSCDQGGRLAAEGHCNEALILRWLAEPYFQLSPPKSTGRELFGRADLTRRLQDMQGQAIANQIATLTAFSAAVVAQDLHKLSDQNHPLPIELLVAGGGSKNRTLMRELNRRCRGLRLRRSDELKLPSQSREAMVFALLAWWHHLGFPGNAPAITGAQHEAVLGVRVNPA; encoded by the coding sequence ATGCGTGTTCTCGGTCTGATGAGCGGCACAAGCGCCGATGGCGTGGATGCTGTCTTGGTCGAGCTCTCGGGGGCCGCCGACCATCCCCAATGGACCCTGCTGCGGTCAGCATCGCTGGACTACCCAACCTCCCTGCGGCAACGGATCTTGGCCGTAGGGCAAGGCGAAGCCACCACCGCGTCCTCTCTCCTCGATCTTTCCGAAGCCATCACCAAGATTCAGGCCGCAGCAGCTCGTCAGTGCGATCCAGAAGGGCAGGCAGAGCTGGTGGGTTGTCATGGCCAAACCCTTTGGCATCGTCCGCCTGAAAGCAGCGAAACGGGCGGACGTCTGCACGGAACGAGCTGGCAAATGTTGCAAGGCCCCCTGCTGGCACAGCTGCTGAATCGCCCTGTGATCTTCGACTTTCGGGCTGCTGATCTGGCCCTCGGAGGCCAGGGGGCACCCCTGGTTCCCAAAGCGGATGCAGCCCTTTTGGGACGAACCAATGGCTGGAGAGCCTTGCTCAATCTGGGTGGCATCGCCAATCTCACCCTCATTCCACCTGGCACAGGCCCTGATCGGCTCCAACCCGTTAGGGGCTGGGATTGCGGGCCTGCCAACAGCTTGATCGACCTGGCGATGGAGCAATTCAGCCAAGGGAAACAAAGCTGCGACCAGGGCGGCCGCCTTGCGGCGGAGGGTCACTGCAATGAAGCGTTGATTCTCCGCTGGCTCGCTGAGCCTTACTTCCAGCTCAGCCCTCCTAAGTCCACCGGACGTGAATTGTTTGGGCGCGCTGATCTAACAAGACGCCTTCAGGACATGCAGGGACAAGCCATTGCCAATCAAATCGCAACGCTCACAGCCTTCTCAGCCGCTGTCGTAGCGCAGGACTTACACAAGCTCTCCGACCAGAACCATCCCCTCCCCATAGAGCTTTTGGTCGCTGGTGGTGGCAGCAAAAACCGCACCTTGATGCGAGAACTCAACAGACGTTGCCGGGGACTGAGACTGCGTCGTAGTGACGAGCTAAAACTTCCCAGCCAAAGCCGAGAAGCCATGGTGTTTGCTCTTTTGGCGTGGTGGCATCACTTGGGATTTCCAGGAAATGCGCCAGCGATTACGGGTGCACAACATGAGGCCGTCCTCGGAGTAAGGGTCAATCCAGCTTGA
- a CDS encoding trypsin-like peptidase domain-containing protein, which translates to MKEIASMAVSNPLLPLVCAGALAFPGMLVQPPRAVASAALPAVAPTSFVAQAVARSGPAVVTLDTQRTVRTAGGSGLPRSLMADPFLRRFFGLQAQAAPRSRIERGQGSGVIFDEQGLVLTNAHVVENADRVMVGLPDGRRVAGRVIGQDSLTDLAVVQLETKGPWPTAPLGNSDRLQVGDWAIAVGNPFGLENTVTMGIVSNLNRNMSQLGISGKRLDLIQTDAAINPGNSGGPLLNARGEVIGINTLIRSGPGAGLGFAIPINRARSIASQLVKQGRASHPMVGVGLSTVPAPRPGMTAPPGAVIRSVVPGGPADRGNLRVDDVIVSIGGQSISNPAEVVSAIDRHGVDRPLKLDVMRSGERITLSITPVEMTSLRQ; encoded by the coding sequence ATGAAAGAAATCGCGTCCATGGCGGTGTCTAATCCTTTGCTCCCATTGGTTTGTGCTGGTGCGTTGGCATTCCCAGGGATGTTGGTCCAGCCGCCGCGAGCCGTTGCCTCCGCTGCCTTGCCGGCCGTCGCCCCGACGTCGTTCGTTGCCCAAGCTGTCGCCCGCAGTGGACCGGCTGTGGTCACGCTTGACACGCAGCGAACTGTCCGGACGGCAGGTGGGAGTGGGCTTCCGCGGAGCTTGATGGCGGATCCATTCCTGCGTCGTTTCTTTGGGTTGCAAGCTCAAGCGGCTCCGCGTTCAAGGATCGAGCGCGGGCAGGGCAGCGGCGTGATTTTTGATGAACAAGGTTTGGTTTTGACCAACGCTCATGTGGTGGAGAATGCGGATCGGGTGATGGTGGGACTGCCTGATGGCAGGCGCGTTGCTGGTCGGGTGATTGGTCAAGACTCGCTGACCGACTTGGCCGTTGTGCAGTTGGAAACAAAGGGGCCATGGCCCACGGCTCCCTTGGGCAACTCCGATCGTCTTCAAGTGGGGGATTGGGCGATCGCTGTGGGAAATCCCTTTGGTCTTGAAAACACTGTGACGATGGGCATCGTCAGCAATCTCAATCGCAATATGTCGCAATTGGGAATTTCTGGAAAGCGTCTTGATCTCATCCAGACAGACGCTGCGATTAACCCTGGTAATTCGGGTGGCCCGTTGTTGAACGCCCGTGGCGAAGTGATTGGAATCAATACCCTTATTCGCTCAGGACCAGGGGCCGGCCTCGGTTTTGCAATCCCCATCAACAGGGCACGTTCGATTGCCAGTCAGCTCGTCAAGCAGGGAAGGGCCAGCCATCCGATGGTGGGTGTGGGCCTTTCAACGGTTCCTGCCCCCAGGCCAGGAATGACGGCTCCTCCTGGAGCCGTGATCCGATCCGTCGTACCTGGTGGCCCCGCCGATCGGGGAAACCTGCGCGTTGATGATGTGATCGTGTCGATCGGAGGTCAATCGATTAGCAATCCTGCTGAAGTTGTTTCGGCGATTGATCGCCATGGGGTTGATCGACCTCTAAAACTTGACGTTATGCGTTCTGGTGAACGGATTACGCTTTCAATTACACCTGTTGAGATGACATCTTTGCGTCAATAA
- a CDS encoding TrkA family potassium uptake protein, with product MREWWHWSQANQAEPSSFGIVGLGRFGSAVCKELMQNGAEVLAVDRSSKAIEELRQLEPSIEARIVDCTDEEALREAGILDMETVVVAISEPIEASITATLIAKDSEGSKVRRVIARATSDLHEKMLKRVGADRVVFPSRMQGERLGVELVRPNLMERLELDKHHSIEEIKVPGRFVGRSLRDLNLRKNFRVNVLAAGPAKELMVNPPASHVLQDGHVLVVMGLTDDLQELPKT from the coding sequence GTGAGGGAGTGGTGGCATTGGTCCCAGGCCAACCAGGCAGAGCCTTCAAGCTTCGGAATTGTGGGGTTGGGGCGTTTTGGGAGTGCTGTCTGCAAGGAACTGATGCAAAACGGTGCTGAAGTTCTTGCTGTCGACCGCTCCTCAAAGGCCATCGAGGAACTCCGCCAACTCGAGCCATCGATCGAAGCTCGCATTGTGGACTGCACCGATGAAGAAGCGCTTCGTGAGGCGGGGATCCTCGATATGGAAACCGTGGTCGTGGCCATCAGCGAACCCATCGAAGCCAGCATCACGGCCACCTTGATTGCCAAAGACAGTGAAGGGAGCAAGGTTCGTCGCGTGATTGCAAGAGCCACCAGCGACTTGCACGAAAAAATGCTGAAGCGCGTGGGAGCCGATCGGGTGGTGTTCCCCTCCCGAATGCAGGGAGAACGCCTGGGCGTGGAATTGGTACGACCCAACCTGATGGAGCGACTCGAGCTCGATAAGCATCATTCGATTGAAGAGATCAAGGTGCCAGGCCGATTTGTGGGGCGCTCGCTTCGAGACCTCAACCTGCGCAAGAATTTTCGGGTGAACGTTCTTGCGGCGGGTCCCGCAAAAGAGCTCATGGTCAACCCACCGGCATCCCATGTCCTTCAAGACGGGCATGTCCTCGTGGTGATGGGTTTAACCGACGATCTCCAAGAGCTTCCAAAAACCTGA
- a CDS encoding chlorophyll a/b-binding protein, whose translation MSDNAPRFGFVNFAETWNGRLAMLGFVIGLGTELLTGQGILTQVGLG comes from the coding sequence ATGTCTGACAACGCACCTCGCTTTGGTTTTGTAAATTTCGCTGAAACATGGAATGGCCGCCTGGCCATGCTCGGTTTCGTCATCGGTCTGGGCACCGAGCTTCTCACCGGTCAGGGCATCTTGACCCAAGTCGGCCTCGGCTGA
- a CDS encoding DUF2973 domain-containing protein, translating into MLSSLFPLIYGLIFIVLLWQAFRVMGRGFSAAGKPLVAENVDRTGRLTIHPELLDGEGRLTEEDLLTVRFGGDSEPPNPTSKPGE; encoded by the coding sequence ATGCTCAGCAGCCTGTTTCCCCTGATCTATGGACTGATCTTCATCGTCCTCCTGTGGCAAGCCTTTCGCGTGATGGGACGCGGGTTCAGTGCTGCTGGCAAACCGCTGGTCGCTGAGAACGTCGACCGAACAGGACGCCTCACGATTCATCCAGAACTCCTGGACGGAGAGGGACGCCTCACCGAAGAGGATCTTTTGACTGTGCGTTTTGGCGGCGATAGTGAACCACCCAATCCCACTTCGAAGCCCGGTGAATAG
- the hrpB gene encoding ATP-dependent helicase HrpB: MGEFPIDPLLPRLRASLVPGATVLLQSPPGAGKTTRVPLALLGEIAGTQPLSGRTLMLEPRRLAARAAATRIAISLQEPLGERVGYSVRHEQKRSSRTRIEAMTDGLFLRRLQNDPELTGINCVIFDEFHERSRNSELALALVREAQELLRPDLCLLLMSATLDLTNLRAQLPHAQVLTSEGKAFPVETQHLSPRPNERLEGHVLRAMEQEMSLLASAQGGGDHPPSVLVFLPGVREIERCRQRLLTSSLLSQWEVIALHGRQSLAEQGRALKPCDRTQAGRVILATSIAESSLTLDGVRLVIDCGLTRHTQFDPGTGMEGLITVPASQASADQRRGRAGRQSAGRCIRLWSPAEQQRRPAHDIPELQRADPQPTVLDLALWGAGLGESLPWIEPPPKAALQEGQRQLLTLGALNPDGRPTDTGQQLARFGAHPRLGLLLLQARALGRPQVGADLAAILSERDLLSQHNHGSDLWARMLLLRDQRSSSRISGDRAAADRLRTVLDQSRRWLQQLGQLEQEQDLQGMEATDEQLAAQLVATAFPEWVAMARPGQRGQFLLRQGRGAALQVSDPLDGAEALAIAQLDLGDTRAKIRLALPLTLQWVKELANQNGHWQERVLWDEQTKRVRAERVLQLGALELERQVQQQASCEQSREVLIKQLSKEGLSALPWSQRTEQLRSRLALAHQQLGAPWPQRSLQYLEKNPNAWIGDILMGWRGWDDVKEEELIEALWGDLAWSNRQQLDQLLPTHINIPSGRHAALHYQNDDIVLSVKLQEMFGCLEGPAVLNGQLPVTIELLSPAGRPLQRTRDLAGFWHGSYQQVRKEMRGRYPKHPWPEDPAKAEPTAKRKARS; the protein is encoded by the coding sequence TTGGGCGAGTTCCCGATTGATCCCTTACTGCCAAGACTGCGAGCCAGTCTTGTTCCAGGTGCCACGGTTTTATTGCAATCACCACCGGGTGCCGGCAAGACAACCCGGGTGCCCTTGGCACTGCTTGGAGAGATTGCCGGGACGCAGCCTCTGAGCGGACGCACCTTGATGCTTGAGCCCAGGCGGCTAGCGGCAAGGGCTGCTGCCACCAGGATTGCGATCAGCCTGCAGGAACCACTTGGGGAGCGTGTGGGGTATTCCGTGCGCCACGAGCAAAAGCGCTCCTCTCGGACGCGAATCGAAGCGATGACGGACGGACTCTTCCTCCGTCGACTCCAAAACGATCCCGAGCTCACAGGGATCAACTGCGTGATCTTTGATGAATTCCATGAGCGCAGCCGAAACAGTGAGTTAGCGCTTGCCTTGGTTCGGGAAGCGCAGGAGCTACTCAGGCCAGATCTTTGCCTGCTGCTGATGTCGGCAACGCTCGATCTCACCAACCTGCGCGCCCAATTGCCCCATGCCCAGGTCCTCACGAGCGAAGGGAAGGCCTTCCCTGTGGAGACGCAACACCTCTCGCCTCGACCGAATGAACGGCTCGAGGGACATGTCTTGCGTGCGATGGAACAGGAGATGAGCCTCTTGGCCAGCGCACAAGGCGGTGGCGATCATCCACCCTCCGTCTTGGTTTTCCTCCCTGGAGTGCGAGAGATCGAACGTTGCCGGCAGCGTTTACTCACATCAAGCCTGCTGAGCCAGTGGGAGGTGATCGCCCTGCATGGCAGGCAATCACTGGCTGAGCAGGGGCGAGCCCTGAAGCCTTGCGACCGCACACAGGCAGGACGGGTGATCTTGGCAACGTCCATCGCTGAAAGTTCCCTCACCCTGGATGGTGTGCGCCTCGTGATCGATTGCGGACTGACGCGTCACACCCAATTTGACCCTGGAACCGGAATGGAGGGACTGATCACCGTGCCAGCGAGTCAGGCCAGCGCTGATCAGCGACGCGGCCGTGCTGGACGCCAAAGCGCCGGTCGTTGCATCAGGCTTTGGTCCCCTGCGGAACAGCAACGACGGCCCGCTCACGACATTCCTGAATTGCAGCGCGCTGATCCCCAACCCACCGTGCTGGATCTCGCACTCTGGGGGGCTGGTTTAGGCGAATCCTTGCCTTGGATCGAACCCCCTCCGAAAGCCGCGCTTCAGGAAGGCCAACGGCAACTGCTTACGCTTGGAGCGCTGAATCCAGACGGACGCCCCACGGACACCGGGCAGCAATTGGCTCGGTTTGGTGCCCATCCACGCCTTGGATTGCTCCTTCTGCAAGCGCGGGCCTTGGGGCGACCACAAGTTGGAGCCGATCTCGCCGCCATCCTCAGTGAGCGAGATCTGCTCAGCCAGCACAATCACGGCAGCGATCTTTGGGCCCGCATGCTGTTGCTTCGCGATCAGAGGAGCTCATCGCGAATTTCAGGGGATCGTGCAGCAGCCGATCGCCTCAGAACAGTCCTCGATCAGAGCCGACGATGGCTCCAACAACTCGGTCAATTGGAGCAGGAGCAAGACCTCCAAGGCATGGAGGCCACAGACGAGCAGCTCGCAGCGCAGCTGGTTGCTACAGCTTTTCCAGAATGGGTTGCCATGGCCCGTCCAGGACAACGGGGACAATTTTTACTTCGCCAAGGGCGCGGTGCAGCTCTGCAGGTCAGCGATCCGCTCGATGGCGCTGAAGCCCTCGCGATTGCCCAGCTTGACCTCGGCGACACGCGAGCCAAGATCCGACTAGCACTCCCGCTGACACTCCAATGGGTTAAGGAGCTTGCAAATCAGAACGGTCACTGGCAAGAACGGGTGCTTTGGGATGAGCAAACCAAACGGGTCAGAGCGGAACGGGTCTTGCAGCTTGGTGCGCTGGAGCTCGAGAGACAGGTCCAACAACAGGCCTCTTGCGAGCAAAGTCGTGAGGTCTTGATCAAGCAACTCAGCAAGGAAGGCCTGTCGGCACTGCCCTGGAGCCAACGTACGGAGCAACTTCGTAGTCGTCTCGCTTTAGCCCACCAACAGTTAGGAGCCCCATGGCCACAACGCAGTCTCCAATATCTGGAAAAGAATCCCAACGCCTGGATTGGAGACATCCTGATGGGGTGGAGGGGCTGGGACGACGTCAAGGAAGAGGAACTGATCGAAGCCCTTTGGGGTGATCTCGCCTGGTCGAACCGGCAGCAACTCGATCAGCTCCTACCAACCCACATCAACATCCCCTCGGGGCGCCATGCAGCCCTGCACTATCAAAATGACGACATTGTCCTGTCGGTCAAGCTGCAAGAAATGTTTGGCTGCCTGGAGGGACCTGCTGTTTTGAATGGCCAACTCCCCGTGACGATTGAATTGTTATCGCCGGCAGGCCGTCCACTCCAACGCACGAGAGACCTGGCTGGGTTTTGGCATGGGAGCTATCAACAAGTGCGCAAAGAAATGCGCGGCCGCTACCCAAAGCATCCCTGGCCAGAGGATCCAGCCAAAGCCGAGCCCACGGCCAAAAGGAAAGCCCGATCCTGA
- a CDS encoding TrkH family potassium uptake protein: MPIPYAIHRTQAWYRRLTIPQFTVVTGLLVIAAGTLLLDTPLCSSPRVGLWEAFFTASSAVTVTGLSVIDIREDLTRPGQIVLAMMIMVGGLGLMAVTTFLQGFVVRGTALRRRLDRGQTLDEFGVGGVGSTFRGIALTAVVLILVGAFLLYVFGFTDIAPGGERLWAALFHSISAYNNAGFGLWSDSLETYRTNSTVNAVIMVLVVLGGLGWRVTNDLWSNRQRLRRRHLSLHTRLVLRTSGLLILIGTLGLMLTESLSRGHALTGMGFGERLMSALFESVSSRTAGFTTVPLSLNSISDSGLLLVMTLMFIGASPGGTGGGIKTTTVAALMAATRSTLRGHNDVVIRHRQISDKVVLRALSITVASLLFVLGMALLLALSSNLSGEEPFTFLELVFTCISAFATVGLDLGVTRQLAPFGQFVLVMGMFVGRLGILLLLSAIWESFNRGHLQRENRVGYPREDLYV; encoded by the coding sequence ATGCCGATTCCTTACGCCATTCACCGCACTCAGGCCTGGTACCGCCGCCTCACGATCCCCCAATTCACAGTTGTGACAGGGCTGCTTGTGATCGCAGCCGGCACCTTGCTTCTCGACACCCCACTCTGTTCAAGTCCGAGAGTGGGCTTGTGGGAAGCCTTCTTCACGGCCTCATCAGCCGTCACCGTGACGGGGCTTTCGGTCATCGACATCCGCGAAGATCTGACCCGCCCTGGCCAGATCGTGCTGGCGATGATGATCATGGTCGGGGGCCTGGGATTGATGGCGGTCACCACGTTCCTGCAAGGCTTTGTGGTTCGCGGTACCGCTCTTCGGCGGCGCCTCGATCGTGGTCAAACCCTCGATGAGTTTGGGGTAGGGGGCGTAGGCAGCACCTTTCGAGGAATTGCGCTCACAGCTGTGGTGCTGATCTTGGTTGGAGCATTCCTGCTCTATGTCTTTGGCTTCACAGACATTGCTCCTGGAGGCGAACGGCTTTGGGCAGCTCTCTTTCACAGCATTTCGGCCTACAACAACGCCGGTTTTGGCCTCTGGAGCGACAGTCTTGAGACCTACCGCACCAACAGCACGGTGAACGCCGTAATCATGGTGTTGGTGGTTCTGGGCGGTCTCGGATGGCGTGTCACCAATGACCTATGGAGCAATCGCCAACGGCTTAGACGGCGTCATCTCAGCCTGCACACGCGCCTCGTGCTGCGCACCTCTGGTCTTCTCATCCTGATCGGGACCTTGGGATTAATGCTGACGGAATCACTCTCGAGGGGCCATGCACTCACAGGGATGGGGTTTGGCGAACGCTTAATGAGCGCCCTTTTTGAATCGGTGAGTTCAAGAACCGCTGGATTCACGACGGTGCCCCTCTCTTTGAACAGCATTTCCGATTCAGGCCTGTTGTTGGTGATGACCCTGATGTTCATCGGTGCGAGTCCAGGCGGAACAGGTGGTGGGATCAAAACCACAACGGTGGCAGCCCTCATGGCCGCTACCCGCTCCACCCTGCGCGGTCACAACGATGTGGTGATTCGCCATCGACAGATCTCCGACAAAGTCGTGTTGCGCGCTTTGAGCATCACCGTTGCCTCCCTGCTGTTTGTGCTGGGGATGGCTCTGTTGTTGGCATTAAGCAGCAATCTCAGTGGAGAAGAACCGTTCACCTTCCTTGAGCTGGTTTTCACCTGCATCTCCGCCTTTGCCACCGTTGGTTTGGATCTAGGCGTCACGCGCCAACTGGCGCCTTTTGGTCAGTTTGTGCTTGTGATGGGCATGTTTGTGGGACGGCTGGGCATTCTTTTGCTTTTAAGCGCCATCTGGGAAAGTTTTAACCGAGGGCATCTGCAGCGCGAGAATCGCGTTGGTTATCCCCGCGAGGATCTCTATGTCTGA
- a CDS encoding ABC-F family ATP-binding cassette domain-containing protein, producing the protein MGFPCLPSVLRLERVGKIYPTGEVLRDVTWEVKPGDRIGLVGVNGAGKSTQLRLIAGMEEASSGQIVKQGEPRIAYLQQEFDVDPSRTVREELFQAFGEAAIVLGKQKKVELEMGSDRAAADPDHLDELIHELGRLQTRFEGLHGYELDARIDKLLPTIGFKLEEADRLVSDYSGGWQMRLALGKILLQDPDLLLLDEPTNHLDVETIQWLEGYLIEQKAALVVISHDRTFLDRVCNQIVSTERGVSRAYWGNYTSHLEQKALEQEASQAAFERQQKEIATQQAYIDRFRASATRSTQAKSREKQLDKVERVEAPIESVSGPSFRFPPAPRSGAQVAVIENMTHSYGENILFMDAELEIERGDRIAFVGPNGAGKSTLLRLIMGVETPDEGSARLGEHNIVASYFEQNQAEALDLSKTVIETMFEAVPDWTQTQVRSLLGSFCFSNDSVFKDVGQLSGGEKARLALALMLLSPCNLLVLDEPTNHLDIPAKQMLEDALCAYEGAALLVSHDRYFISRVANRIVEIRDGELVIYRGNYAYYQDKKAEEKAEAEAKQLIAEKEAKRKANNEKQKQRASRKKNAA; encoded by the coding sequence ATGGGTTTTCCCTGCCTCCCCTCCGTGCTGCGACTTGAGCGAGTCGGCAAGATTTATCCCACCGGAGAAGTTCTACGGGATGTGACCTGGGAGGTCAAACCCGGAGACCGGATCGGCCTCGTTGGAGTGAATGGGGCAGGGAAGTCAACCCAGCTTCGGCTGATCGCTGGCATGGAAGAGGCCAGCAGTGGCCAAATCGTGAAGCAGGGCGAGCCAAGGATCGCTTACCTGCAGCAGGAATTCGATGTAGACCCCAGCCGCACGGTGCGAGAAGAACTGTTTCAAGCCTTTGGTGAGGCCGCCATCGTGCTGGGCAAACAAAAAAAAGTTGAATTGGAGATGGGCTCAGACCGAGCTGCGGCAGACCCCGATCACCTCGATGAGCTCATTCACGAACTAGGGCGACTGCAGACCCGATTTGAAGGTCTGCATGGCTACGAACTCGATGCACGCATCGACAAACTTCTCCCCACCATCGGGTTCAAGCTGGAGGAGGCAGACCGGCTGGTTTCGGACTACTCCGGCGGCTGGCAAATGCGCTTGGCTCTGGGAAAAATCCTCCTGCAAGACCCTGATCTGCTGCTTTTAGACGAGCCAACGAACCATCTCGACGTCGAAACGATTCAGTGGCTCGAGGGGTATCTCATCGAACAAAAGGCGGCCCTGGTCGTCATCAGTCATGACCGGACATTTCTGGATCGTGTGTGTAATCAAATTGTGAGCACAGAGCGAGGCGTATCAAGGGCTTACTGGGGAAATTACACCTCACACCTGGAGCAAAAAGCACTCGAGCAAGAAGCCTCACAAGCCGCTTTTGAACGGCAGCAAAAAGAGATCGCAACCCAACAGGCCTACATCGATCGCTTCCGCGCGAGTGCGACGCGCAGCACCCAAGCAAAAAGTCGGGAGAAGCAGCTGGACAAGGTGGAGCGGGTTGAGGCCCCGATTGAGTCAGTGAGTGGTCCCAGCTTCCGCTTCCCTCCAGCACCACGATCCGGTGCTCAGGTGGCTGTCATCGAGAACATGACGCACAGCTACGGGGAAAACATCCTTTTCATGGATGCTGAGCTCGAAATCGAGAGAGGTGATCGGATCGCCTTTGTCGGTCCCAACGGAGCCGGGAAATCCACCCTGCTGCGCTTGATCATGGGGGTCGAAACGCCTGATGAAGGGTCAGCACGGCTCGGGGAACACAACATCGTCGCTAGCTATTTCGAACAAAACCAGGCAGAAGCCCTTGATCTCAGCAAGACGGTGATCGAGACCATGTTCGAAGCCGTTCCTGATTGGACGCAAACACAGGTGCGTTCATTGCTTGGGAGTTTCTGTTTCAGCAACGACAGTGTTTTTAAAGATGTCGGCCAACTGAGTGGTGGGGAGAAAGCACGCCTAGCTCTTGCACTGATGTTGCTGAGCCCTTGCAATTTGCTAGTCCTCGATGAGCCCACAAACCATCTCGACATCCCTGCCAAACAGATGCTTGAAGACGCACTATGCGCCTACGAAGGAGCCGCTTTATTGGTATCGCATGACCGTTACTTCATCTCACGTGTGGCCAACCGGATCGTGGAGATTCGCGATGGCGAACTTGTGATTTATCGCGGAAATTATGCTTACTACCAAGATAAAAAGGCCGAAGAAAAAGCCGAAGCAGAGGCAAAACAGCTGATTGCAGAGAAAGAAGCCAAACGAAAAGCAAACAACGAAAAGCAAAAACAGCGCGCTTCCCGCAAAAAGAACGCTGCGTAG